TGCGAAAGGCGCTTCGTAGGTCCTGTACAGTAAGTGCTCGTACGTATGAGAGGCTTCACCAAAAGACGGCCAAGCAAATAGTCTGCTGTAAAGACGTTTAGCTCTGCCAGCTACCACTAATACATATCAAAACATGGCTCTTGGGATACAATGACTGGGATGCACAAGCCCTGGACGACATAATCACTGTAAAAcgagaagggaaaacaaGGCAGAGGTGCATGTAGCGCAGTTCAGCGTCAATAGTGTTTTGATAGTCATAGTAAAGTCCTGGGTATCTTcctgccctctttttttcccaagCGGCGAGAGGCGCCGCCGTCCCTGAATACCCCCAGAACTCATCATCCTTTGCCGTCATAAGCGTtcagacaaaaaaaaaaaaaaaaataccaagaggaaagaaaaatgaaaagatgaaaagatgcATCGTTGAAAGAAGTGAAGAACAAAAGTCAACCAGAGCAGCACGCTCGCTGGACGATTAAATATTATACTCGAGTAGTAGCAACACATCTCTCCATACCGTCATCAAGTGCTTGATCGTCCATAAGTTGAGTGGTTGTCTGCCGACGCATCTGCTGAATGAGTTCGTGTATTGGCCAGCTCCGTCATACTCTCCGAGTCGAGTCCCTTTGACCGGTTTCCTGGCCTAAACTGGCTGATGCGCCGACTGTGCCGGCTATTCTCGTCGGTTGCGCCAATTCCTCCAACTAGCTCCATCACCTCTGGCCGTTTGCCCGTTCGAATGTCCTCCCAGAAGCTCTTGCATGCGCCCCACGATGTAACGGCGTAGATGAGGGCGTTCCAGAATCCCTGAAGCGGCAGCACAAATGCACTCATAATCTCAAGTGGTGCGTTGATTTCCTGGCTCTTGACAACGGAGTAGACTCGGTTGGCACTCGACGGGATCCATGTAACAAGAAGTGCCGTAAAGAATAGAAGGGAACACTTGGCGTAAGCCCATGCTGCGTTGTTGATTTCGTAGTTTCGTCGTCGAGCCGTCGGCGGTCGTGTTGATCTTCCCAGTCTCGACTTCTTCGTAGTCTCCGTGTTGGCAGGCTTAACAGGTTCAATCTTGTCGTCCACGGGAGCCTGGGCAGCTGAGATATGCACCGAGTAGTTGGGGTTCTGCCCTTCTGGATCTGTAATAGATGGGTGGCGGCCAGGAGAGGGATGAGTGCGGAAAGCTCCAGGGTCTGCCACGGCTTCCGAAGTAGTGACCGTCACTTCAGTTGTCCTGAGGGTAGTGATGACGTCCACGGATGATAGGCCTTCGGATGAGTGGAAGTCATTGAgctgcttgtgcttctcATAGATTGTTCGTCCTGCGCGGATGTAGATGAAAAAGGTGGCAAAGATGACGACCCTAAACTTGTGTCAATAAAACTAACCCCCCTCCCGTCTTCAAAAGTCCTAAGTCAACTCACCAGACAGGGCCATAAAACGTTGCAATACGGAAAATATCCCACTCGGTGGTGATCCAGCACCACAAGGTGGCATTGCCATATGCGCGGTAGCcatccttgttcttgaggAAGATGTATACAAAAGCAGGAATAAAGGGAATGCCGTAGCAGCATAATAGATAGGGTATCTCCATTCGTCGTAGCTTTCTAGCGTCGTATTTGTGATAAAAAGTAAGATAGACATTAAACGCCATGGCCAGTGTCCAGAATGCATCAGCAGGCATAAACCTAAAAAAAATTCGTCAGCGGCGTGGTGGCACAAAGGTCAGATGCGAAGACGCATACATCTGAATCAGGAACCCTTGCAATTGGCAACCGGGAGAGCCCGGTGAACTGAGATAACTTCGAGACATGAGTGTGCCTACGTTGGTCATCATGTTACCAAACGAGGCGTAAAACACAAGTCTGTTGATGGGCTTGTGGAACGAGCTTGAAAAGCAGAATGTGACAATGATGAAAACACATCCTAACAGAGAAATCACTGAACACGCTCGTTCTATGTCGCTGATAATGTTCAGCTGCTTCTGGGAAAGACCGTCAGACATGTTGGGCAATCGACAACATCCAGTAATCAAGTGtcgaaaaaagaaagagaggcgaTTAGCGGGCTGTCGTGAGCCTCAAGTTGTTTTGTAAGACGTGCCGGCAGCTCCGGTCCTCGCCGTCGAAGTAAGAGTCTGTTGATTCCCAGTTGGAGAATTTGACCGTCCTTGTGAGATTTCTCCAGAAGGGGAAACCTGGTATTATATGCGCAGTAATGAGGGAGGAGTGAATCAGGGATTGCGCTGATAGTGCGTATACGTCCAACAGCAGATGGCAGGGGGTCGACAAAGAGGGTGCGTGAGTCCAGCAGCACTACCGGTACTGCCAAACATGAAATTTGCAAATCATAGCACGGAAGGGTAGAAGAGGATAGATAAACATGAATATGGAGAACGTGGGAGTGCGCTCCCGTACTAATACTACATATGGGCTAACCCTCTGAATCCAGTATCTGATCGACGCAGACTCAGTAGTTCGCCTCAAGGCCCACGGACCAGGTGCCGGCGCCAGAAGCACGGGCGAGACTCAACGATGCTTTGGAAGCAGAGTGGACAAACGGTCAGTGGTGGCGCCTGCGTCTCAGAATGCCTGCCGCTGGGTGGATGAATGTCAGAAGTCGTTAGGGCGTCAAGTATAACGGGGTAAAATCCAAGCGGCAGTCTCTTATTGCGGTAGTAATACGAAGTAACGGCCAAGGCGAACCTGCTTTGAGCGGCCCATGGTGAGAAGGCTAACGACATCGTGGCTAGACTAGGAGCAGGGGAGGCCGAGACGATGGAACCGAATCAACAACAGTTGTATGGGGAATATCATTGAGAGGTCGGAGATTGAGTCCAGTATCATGCATAGTGTGAGTGGATTGGGGCGGCGGACGTAGGTGGAGATGCGATATGTATCCATGCCGAAGCGAGGTACAAGGCTATTGACTGGATCAACAGCTAGGCAAGGTAGTACTCAATTAGCCCGTTGAGCCGTGCTCGCTGGTCGGCGAGCTTGCGAAATATACGTACAAACGCGGCAAAGTGGTTGGCCTGGACTGACATGGAACATTACTAGATAGTCGTTTGTGTACGCATGAGCATCAAGAAAACGCCTCCAAGCAGCTGTCAGGGGCAGACAGCTCTTGGcattaaagaaaaaaacggtGGTGTCCCCACACTGGGGGTGCTCTCATGTGCCCGCCATCTGGGGAATTGTAGAATCAGATGTCGAGGGCAACGTCGTTGAAGTCCTCATGCATATAAGAAGAATTGCTATAGCAATCCATACAGAACAAGCCGGCGGGTGTCCCGGCTTCGAGGGTATTCGTTTGATATGTTTTTGTCGAAACAACAAGCTGGCCTAACTGGCTGGCAAGCAATGGGTATTTCGTTTGAGCGGCTGCGTACGGAGCGTTACGCTGTAGTAAATAGACCGGCTTGGCGGAGGTGCCTCCGGGAAGTCCCCCATATTATCCTCATTGGCCCGGGGCTAGGGCTAGCGCGAGCGAAGGAGTCATGAACCCTGAAACCTGGAAGAAAAACATGAAGCCTCTGGACAAGCATCTAGTCGTCGACTCCACAGACCCAATGTAGTTTCGCGTAGGGCTACATGGTTGTTGCCTAATTGTCGAGGATATCGCATATTGACGATATTAGATATCCCCCTTTGGTGTCTGATCTGCAAAGCATGACCGAGCCTAGACGAGGAAGATTTGCTGGAATATTGCTCTGAGACACGGCCGTTAGGTTCCAGGCTAAAGCCGACAAATCGACAAATCATGGAGCTGTATGTACTTGTACCCAAGTAACATTAGAAAGAGATCGGGTCATCTTATGAGGTCAACTGATATATCGACATGGGGATCCGCGATACCAAGGCGCGGGGTATGGCGTGGCCAAGAATACGgagcattggcatcatcttcaggCACTCGACCTGATCGAATCTTGCCAAGCGAGCCATATTGGTTCTAGAAGATCAACAGTGGCGACTTTGAGGATGGAAACCGTTTGCTTGGGATTCTTGAGAATTGATAGCGGGCCTGTGCCTGCAGACGATTAATCTCCTGTGCGGTCAAGCAAGACCCTGCCCCTCGCCGAGTATACGTTGCATCGGCGTGCTTGCTTTGTGCAGTATGTCAGTGGTGCTAACCCCAGATCCGTTTGATTGGAAAGCAAGATTTGCCCgctttctcatcttctcctttttttggtcctattttcttcatcattgtAAGACATCTGTGTGGTTGGGTTCCCACGGTGAGCGCAGCCAACAGCCCGCAGCGGGTCATCCAGCGTATTCAGCCTAAGAAACCGAAAACTCCGTTGACATCTCCCGGCGGGAGAGCTAGAGCTGTCACTCACCATGACTAGCGGGATGGAAATTGCATGTCTTATTAGTTggttgaaaagaagcaaagggTCTGGTGTCGATGATTCTGTTGGTTCAAATGTTTAATGATTCTCAGCTCCCGCATTCATCTGGCTagagaatggagaatggagaatctCGATTTCCGCAAAAGATGAGCGATTGATGGCTTGATACGCGACCGTTTGTTCCTGCAGCACATCTCTCGGACCGCCTAGTCCCGTGCCTTCCTCAACTCTGCCGCCATACAGTAGCACATGGAATGACCGCTGCTAGCCTTAGCCCGGCTCTGTTTGTACCTGTAGTACCTCTATAACACCGCCTATCTACAGTACATCTTCTCCTTAACTCTAGCACCTACTAGGTCAGGTACCTTGGTAGTGCGAAGGATCAATCACGACAAACTCGCCTCTCTACCTTGTGTCTGATAATGCAGACGGCACAAGGAACTGCTGGCCACTAACTCGTCCCCTGTACCAGGACGTCATTGCATCCATGCTGCCACGCCGCCATTGCAATTCCATCCGCTCCAGTCCAACTTCATCCGGTCAAGCCAGTGGCGGACAGAGATAATCAATACCGCAACGGCCATCGACTAATTGCCGACGATCCAAATTCTCCAAGCGTCAGCAAGTCGGCTCAAGGATGGGCGCCAGCCGAGGTTTCCTGGGAGATTCGCTGCCCATGATCAGCGCCTCTAAGGGCCGGACTTGGAAGCGTCGTCGTGTTAGCTCGTCGAGATCCTTGTCGCCAGCCCTTCCAGGATCGATAATCTCTTAGATCCGGCGTCTGAAGCGTTTGCGACCAGTCGAGCGCCGACCTAGTGCCCCCCACCCGCGAATTTCCAAacggcagcagcaccggGAATCTTGAAAAGGGCGAGCAATAAGGGGTCGGTGTTTGATAGAGCTGGTCCAGTCGATATACCGCCAGTTCATGCTGCTACTCTATCAAACAAGCCGCTGCAGCCACTGGGAGCGTTTGCCACGTGTTTGCGAgtcttcttcctttttgaGTTCAAGCTGCAATTTATAGCTAACACGCCAGCGAGTCATGCCTTTTGCTCTCCAACGCAGGAGTCATGGCTGTGGGACCGGGCAGCGCCGCACCTATCACCGGCCGGCGGCCGCACGGCACGGCATCGACGAAAATTTCAACGGGCTCCTTTCTCTTACCCAATCTTGTCTTACAAGCAGGCTGTGGCGGCTTCACGGAGCAAAGGAAACGAAAGTGTCACGAGGCTAGGGGCCTCATTTCAAAGACAAACGAAGTTTCATGCTCATACTGGTACTCTAGATGGGGGTCAGTCTGCGACGATGCATGATATCTTTTAGTGACGATCAGGTTCGTCTCAGTTCTGCGTCGCCTCCTGCGGCATATCAAGGTCTTCCATGtcagccttgtccagcatTCTTGCATATCATAATCGACCACGAATGAGAGCCAGACATCGGTTCCAAGACGGCCTATTTGCGGAGACAGTATGTCATTCGCGCGGCCAACTCCCTCCTCAGAATATGGAGTATGCTTCTGTGGATACGGCCTTGTTAGCTGAGCAGTCCGGGCCCTGACGGCTCCGTCCCTTCGCAGAGCTATTATGCTATTAGATAGCAATAGCTCTTGGTTTCAGAAGTTTTAGACTCAGCCCCGTTTGATTCGACGACCATCGCTAAGACAAAGACACGTTGTGTCTCGCTGATCGCCTCTGAAGCTCAAGCCTTTCGACAATCGCCGTTTTGCAACGCTGGTACGCATTAAGTTTACCCCGGGATTGCTAATCACAAGCACGAGTAAGTACCAGGGAGCACGgatacttttttcttttttgagAAAAGTACTCTCCTAGAGTGGTTAACTCAAACTTCGTTTCCCACATAGTTGTCTCTTTGCAGGCTGTGCTACGCCCTTTGGAGTTGTACGTCCGGGTTTGGGAGACAAAAAGCGATCTTAGTGCTCTAGTGAGAATGCTGGCTCGTGATTTGCtagccttttcttcttttgtcttcaCCGGTACATTATGGAGTCCTACAAATGCCGGTTTTGTTCTAGAATATCTGGCGCGCGGCTTGAAACGGTGAACCAATGCGCCTCATTAAGATGCTGACACGATTTTATATGTCCGAGGAGGTAGCTTCGGCCAGTTGCTGGACACTCGCTCCACAGGAAGCAGATATTTTTGGCTGCTACATGCCAAGTTCTTGGACTGCCGCTCGTATTCTGCGCCCCCAAACTCATCCACTCGCCCACCCATCAAATTTCGTTCCTGCGATGATGAGGGCATCAGGATGGAATGGCATGGCACCTTTCATAGAGAAATGCAAGATTGTAAGGTAAATCACGTAGTCTGTGCACCCGTATTATCTCCATCCCTGACTCAGGGGTAAATTTCGACATGTCGCCCTGCAGAACTACATCATGGTGGACTGGGCATTTGGGAACCATGAAGCGGCTAAACGGTGTGAAAAATGGGAAAAAGT
Above is a genomic segment from Trichoderma breve strain T069 chromosome 6, whole genome shotgun sequence containing:
- a CDS encoding 7 transmembrane receptor (rhodopsin family) domain-containing protein, which encodes MSDGLSQKQLNIISDIERACSVISLLGCVFIIVTFCFSSSFHKPINRLVFYASFGNMMTNVGTLMSRSYLSSPGSPGCQLQGFLIQMFMPADAFWTLAMAFNVYLTFYHKYDARKLRRMEIPYLLCCYGIPFIPAFVYIFLKNKDGYRAYGNATLWCWITTEWDIFRIATFYGPVWVVIFATFFIYIRAGRTIYEKHKQLNDFHSSEGLSSVDVITTLRTTEVTVTTSEAVADPGAFRTHPSPGRHPSITDPEGQNPNYSVHISAAQAPVDDKIEPVKPANTETTKKSRLGRSTRPPTARRRNYEINNAAWAYAKCSLLFFTALLVTWIPSSANRVYSVVKSQEINAPLEIMSAFVLPLQGFWNALIYAVTSWGACKSFWEDIRTGKRPEVMELVGGIGATDENSRHSRRISQFRPGNRSKGLDSESMTELANTRTHSADASADNHSTYGRSST